From one Bacteroides eggerthii genomic stretch:
- a CDS encoding DUF4493 domain-containing protein, with protein MKQYLSLILFLFLLAACDSSDAPEATGYGYINLNIGTNPEISVATTRAGDTDTDVSTYLITIKSGTTTYLSQKPYSIIQSTPLRFEAGTYSIIAESCISTDAESANDRWGKARYYGSQDITVVTSQTVNADIICTMQNAKVNVEYDQTFKDIFGKNPEEPYSVTLYREGRQERLLKFDENASFSTRSAYFNILENASNKLIYTITGYYNGKKVMKEGEINSLEPQKWVKLTIKATQTGKIELGVAVDSSVTEENKDFDVNPYA; from the coding sequence ATGAAACAATATTTATCTCTCATTTTATTTCTCTTTCTTTTGGCAGCATGCGACAGCAGCGATGCTCCCGAAGCAACCGGGTATGGATATATCAACCTGAACATAGGCACCAATCCCGAAATATCCGTAGCTACGACACGTGCAGGGGATACCGATACGGATGTCTCCACATACCTGATTACCATTAAAAGCGGCACCACCACCTATCTGAGTCAAAAGCCTTATAGCATTATCCAATCCACTCCTTTGAGGTTTGAAGCGGGTACTTATAGCATAATAGCAGAAAGCTGCATAAGCACTGACGCTGAGTCGGCCAATGACCGTTGGGGCAAAGCGCGTTATTACGGAAGTCAGGACATAACCGTTGTCACCTCACAAACCGTCAACGCAGACATTATATGCACCATGCAGAACGCCAAGGTCAATGTGGAATACGATCAAACCTTCAAAGACATCTTCGGCAAGAACCCTGAAGAGCCGTATAGTGTCACCCTCTACCGGGAAGGGCGTCAAGAACGGCTTTTGAAATTTGATGAGAACGCCTCCTTCAGTACCCGTTCCGCTTATTTCAACATATTGGAGAATGCCAGCAACAAGCTCATATACACCATTACAGGTTATTACAACGGGAAGAAAGTGATGAAAGAAGGCGAAATAAATTCACTTGAACCGCAGAAATGGGTGAAGCTGACTATCAAAGCCACACAAACCGGAAAAATAGAACTGGGAGTGGCGGTAGATTCATCGGTCACAGAAGAAAACAAGGATTTTGACGTGAATCCCTATGCCTGA